The following is a genomic window from Verrucomicrobiota bacterium.
CTCTCGATACCTTTCCCCACTGAGGTTGTAGTCCCCGTTCTGGGCGATCTTCTCCTTCGGCACGACGAGGCCAAGCGCCGGCTCAAATCCCTCCGCCGACTCGCGCGCCCGCAAGCGGCGCAGATACTCGGCGACGTCAGCTCGCACCTGCGGCAGGTCGTTCTTATCGATCTCGCGGCGCTGGGCTCCGAGGCCGAAGCCGTCGTTCTCGACCTTGAAGAAGGCGATGGTGTCGGCCTTCTTCGCCAGCGCCTTGTCGAGGATCAGGACCGAGGTTTTGACGCCCGAGTAGGGATTGAACACGCCCGCCGGCAGCGAGACGACGGCGACGAGGTATTCCTCCACCAGCATCTTGCGCAGTTGTTTGTAGGCGTTCTGGCTTTGGAAGATGATGCCTTCGGGCACGATGATGCCCGCGCGGCCGCCGGGCGTCAGGTGCTCGGCCATGTAGTCCACGAACAGCACCTCGCTGCGCTTGGACTGCACCGAGAAGCGGTTGTGCGGCTTGATGCCGCCTTTCGGCGACATGAACGGCGGATTGGCGAGGATGACGTCGGCGTACTCGTTCCAGCGGTCCTGGCTGGTGAGGGTGTCGTACTCGTGGATGTGCGGGTCGGCGAAGCCGTGCAGGTACATGTTCACGAGCGAGAGGCGCACCATGTCGGGCGAGATGTCGTAGCCCTTGAAGTTCTGGGCCAGGCGGCCCTTCTCGTCGGGCGTCAGTGTGATGGCGTCCTTGGCGTCGGTATTGGCCTTGAGGATGTGCTTGTAGGACGAGATCAGGAACCCGGCCGTGCCGCAGGCGGGGTCAAGGACGGTCTCGGTCTTCTTCGGGTCGAGGACCTCGACGATGAAATCAATGATATGGCGCGGCGTGCGGAACTGCCCGGCGTCCCCCTGCGAGCCGAGGACCGAAAGCAGATACTCGAAGGCGTCGCCGAGCCGCTCGCTGTGGTCGTAGCTGAACTCGCCAATGACCTTGAGGAACATCTTGAGCGTTTCAGGGTCGTGGTAGGGCAGATAGGCGTTCTTGAAGATGTCGCGGAACAGCGGCGGGATGCCGGGGTTCTCGGGCATTTTCGCAATGGCCTCGGCGTAGACGCTCAGGGTCTCGTGCCCGCCCAGGCCGGAGCGCATGACCTTGGCCCAGCCGTACCGGGCGAAGTCCCCGGCGAAGAACTTGCGCTTGCCGCCCATCTCCTCGCTCTCGGCGTCCATGTCATCCATGAACTTGTAGATCAAGGCGATGGTGATCTGCTCGACCTGGGACTTGGGGTCGGGCACCTTGCCGACGAGGATGTCGCGGGCGGTATCGATGCGGCGTTTGGTGTCGGTGTCGAGCATGGCGGTCCTTTGGGATTACGGTCCGCTCCGGCGGCGCTCGGAGCGAACGCGGTGAAGCCGTTCGGTGAAGCCGCCCTCCTCCTCAAACGCCTTGGCTTGAGCGGCGATCTGGCGATCGAGGAAATGGCATGCGAGATTCAGCAGGGAAAGCGCCCCATTGGCCACGAGAGCGGCTGAGGACAAGGACGAACACGGACGCGCACCGACCGGCGCGGACTCCGGGCCACAGAGGGTCTCCTTCTTTGTCCGTGTGGGTCCGTGTGGGTCCGTGCACTGCCTTTCCTTCTCCTCAGCCACCCAGGCCTGCACATCCTGCAGCGTGGCGCAGCGCTTCTTCTTGAAGCGCATGAGCGCTGAATGGTCGGCGGGGAGCACTGTCATCTCCCGCTGCCGCAGGAAGTCCTCGTAGTCGAGGCGGAGTTCCTCCAGGCTCGCCCGCGCGACGTTCGTCAGCTTCATCTCCATCTTCCTGGACGTTCCCGACGCCTGACTGCCCTCGGCGATGTTCTGCACGCCCGACCGCGCCGCCTGCACCATCTGGTCGTGCGTGCGGCTGCGCTTGTCTATGTAGCGGTCGCAGAAACGCACCGTGATGTCGAACACGAGCTGGGCCACCTGGAAGCTCTTGAGTTTTCGGTAGCCGCCATGTTTCGGGATCAGCGGTTCGGTTGCGGTCATGGCGTTTATTCCTTCAGGCGGCGAACAGGTTCAACGAAACGTAGTCCTTGACGTATTCGGGCACGAGGGTGCGGTACTTCTCCGGCACGGCTTTGAAGTCGCGCGTGGAGAAGGTCGCATTGGTGGCCAGGTCGGTGAACTGCTTGCTCTCAATGACGTGCTGCACGTGGCTGTTGGTGACATACGCCTTGAAGTAGGTCTTGATGGCCGGGATCGCCCCGGCCTCCTTGGGCTTGGCATCGGCGACGAACTTGGCGAACTCCTCCTCGAGCAGTTCGTCCTTGGACTTGAACCGCGGAATGAGGCCGAAGAT
Proteins encoded in this region:
- a CDS encoding four helix bundle protein, with translation MTATEPLIPKHGGYRKLKSFQVAQLVFDITVRFCDRYIDKRSRTHDQMVQAARSGVQNIAEGSQASGTSRKMEMKLTNVARASLEELRLDYEDFLRQREMTVLPADHSALMRFKKKRCATLQDVQAWVAEEKERQCTDPHGPTRTKKETLCGPESAPVGARPCSSLSSAALVANGALSLLNLACHFLDRQIAAQAKAFEEEGGFTERLHRVRSERRRSGP
- a CDS encoding N-6 DNA methylase, with protein sequence MLDTDTKRRIDTARDILVGKVPDPKSQVEQITIALIYKFMDDMDAESEEMGGKRKFFAGDFARYGWAKVMRSGLGGHETLSVYAEAIAKMPENPGIPPLFRDIFKNAYLPYHDPETLKMFLKVIGEFSYDHSERLGDAFEYLLSVLGSQGDAGQFRTPRHIIDFIVEVLDPKKTETVLDPACGTAGFLISSYKHILKANTDAKDAITLTPDEKGRLAQNFKGYDISPDMVRLSLVNMYLHGFADPHIHEYDTLTSQDRWNEYADVILANPPFMSPKGGIKPHNRFSVQSKRSEVLFVDYMAEHLTPGGRAGIIVPEGIIFQSQNAYKQLRKMLVEEYLVAVVSLPAGVFNPYSGVKTSVLILDKALAKKADTIAFFKVENDGFGLGAQRREIDKNDLPQVRADVAEYLRRLRARESAEGFEPALGLVVPKEKIAQNGDYNLSGERYRENSAALTAFPFRTIRDIAVEIRAGFASGQSSVDTVGVPHVRPMNISQDGKFVPEGMKCISEKEFKGHEDCALDIGDVLFNNTNSVELVGKTCLIESPLRGGFSNHMTRIRVNRDLCVPRFLALLLHSAWRKGQFIERATRWVGQAGINAKSLSEFQIPLPPLEVQKEIVAEIEGYQKVIDGARAVVDNYRPHIPIQPDWPMVELGRVVSFSSGGTPSKANESYWVGNTPWVSAKDMKSDVLWDASSHVSEAAVKESATQIAPVGSLLILVRGMGLANGVPICELAQPCAFNQDVKAMKPSAKINSTFLRLLLKQEEPQFRKILETAAHGTLKINTDDLAQIEVPLPPLAAQRAIVAEIEAEQAMVNANRDLIARFEKKIQATLARVWGENESAPTEA